The Synechococcus sp. HK05 genomic interval CCAGCACCACCACCGATGTGTTGCACACCGCGTTCCCGCGCCAGCCGCATCTGGCGCTGACGCTCAGCGAAGCGCTCGCGATCGGCGTCGCTGAAGCGATCCAGGCAATGCAGGCAACTCACGCCCTCCCGGTAGGAAGGAAGCTCACGATCGGCGGGCGAGAGCGGCAGGCCGCAGGCATGGCAGAGGCTGTAGCTGCCGGGCTCGAGCTGATGGTTCACGCTCACGCGCTGATCAAACACAAAGCATTCGCCCTGCCAGCTGCTGCCTTCCTCGGGCATCTCCTCGAGATAGCGCAGGATGCCGCCTTGCAGGTGATGCACGTTCTCAAAACCCTGCTGCAGCAGATAGGCCGTGCTCTTCTCGCAGCGGATGCCGCCGGTGCAGAACATGGCGATCGCCTTGGGTTGGCGCTGCTCCACCAGGGGCCGCAGCTCACGCTCCACCCAGGCCGGAAACTCGCGGAAGCTCTCGGTGCCCGGATCGATCGCCCCCTCAAAGGTGCCCACCGCCACCTCATAGGCGTTGCGGGTATCCACCACCAGCACCTCGGGATCGCGGATCAAGGCATCCCACTGCTGCGGCGGCACGTAGGTGCCCACCTGCTCGGCGGGTTTCACCGTGGGGCAGCCCATGGTCACGATCTCGCGCTTGAGCCGCACCTTGAGCCGGTGAAACGCCTGCTGTGACGCTTCGCTGAATTTGGCCTCCAGGCCGCTTAGTCCGGGCAGCTGCCGCAACCGAGCCAACACCGCCTGCACGCCAGCTTCCGGGCCGCTGATGGTGCCGTTCACGCCTTCTGCCGCCAGCAGAATCGTGCCGCGCACGCCTCCGGCCTCGGCCAAAGCGCGCAGCTCCGCCTGCAACACCAGCAGCTCCGCCATGGCTGTGAAGCCATAGAAGGCCGCCACCTGCACGCTCACGCCGGCACCGCCTCCTGCCAGGGGGTCACACCGGCGGCCGCGAGCAGCTCCTGATCAGCGGCCACATCCGGATTGCCGGTGGTGAGCAGGGTGTCGCCGTAGAAGATCGAATCCGCCCCGGCCAGCAGGCAAAGCACCTGAGCTTCCTGGCTCATCGTTTCGCGGCCGGCGCTGAGGCGCACACGGCTGTAGGGCATGAGGATCCGCGCCACCGCCACCATCCGCACCAGCTCCAGCGGATCCACCTCCGGCTGCTCCTCGAGAGGCGTGCCTTCCACTGCCACCAGGGCATTGATCGGCACGCTCTCGGGATGGGGGTTCATCGCGGCGAGCACCTGCAGCAGCGAGGCCCGATCAGTGAGGGTTTCACCCATGCCGATGATCCCGCCGCAGCACATCGAGATGCCCGCCCGGCGCACCCGCTGCAGGGTTTCCAGCCGCTCCTGGAAGGTGCGGGTGGTGATGATCCGGTCGTAGTGCTCGGGGCTGGTGTCGAGGTTGTGGTTGTAGGAGGTGAGCCCAGCCTCCGCCAGCCGCTCGGCCTGGCTGTCGTTGAGCATGCCGGCGGTCACGCAGGCCTCCATGCCCAGCTCGCGCACGCCGCGCACCATCGCCAGCATCGCTTCAAACGGGGCTCCATCGCGGATGTCGCGCCAGGCCCAGCCCATGCAGAAGCGATGGGCGCCGGCCTCCTTGGCAGCGCGGGCCCGAGCCAGCACCGGCTCCACCTCCAGTTCGGGGCGGCCCGTCACGTCGCTGCTGTTGTGCATCGACTGGGGGCAATAGGCGCAGTCCTCCTCGCAGCCACCGGTTTTCACGCTGAGCAGCGACGCCAGCTGCACCCGGTAGCCCGGGTTGGCCTGCCGGTGCACCGCCTGGGCGCGCCAGAGCAGATCCATCAGCGGCAGCTCCAGCAGGTTCTGAATCTCGGCTGTGCTCCAGTCGTGGTGCAGCTCGAGGGCAGGGAGGGTCAAGGGGCTGGAACTCATCGGGACGCGTGGGGTTCAACACCGCCAAAGCGGCGCTGCCGGCTCTGGTAATCGAGCAGGGCGGCGGTGAGAGCCGCTTCGTTGAAATCGGGCCAGAGCACATCGGTGATGTGCAGCTCGGCATAGGCCAGCTGCCAGAGCAGGAAGTTGCTGATGCGCTGTTCGCCGCTGGTGCGGATCAGCAGATCGGGATCGAGCTCACCGGCCGTGAACAACTGATCGGCGAACTGCTGTTCGTCAATCGCGGCCGGATCCAGCTCGCCGCGCGCCACCTGCTCCGCCAGCAACCGCGCCGCACGCACCAACTCAAGGCGGCCGCCGTAATTGGTGCACACGTTGAAGTGGATGCCCGTATTGGCGGCGGTGCGGCGGGTGGCATCGGCGATCAACTGCTGCAGCCCATCGGGCAGTTGCTCCAGATCGCCGAGGAAGCGGATGCGCACCTGCTCCTCTTCAAGCGCTTGCAGTTCGCGCGCGAGCACCCGCTCAAACAGCGTCATCAAGAAGCTCACCTCTTCGCCCGGGCGGCTCCAGTTCTCCGTGGAGAAGGCATAGGCGGTGAGCGCCCCGATGCCCCAATCACTGCAGAGGCGCAGGGTGCGCTTCAGCGCTTCCACACCCTCACGGTGCCCCATCACCCGAGGCAGCTTGCGCTGGTGGGCCCAGCGGCCATTGCCATCCATGATCACCGCCACATGGGCCGGCAATCGGGCGGGGTCCAGGCCGGCGGGCAGCACAGCACGGGAAGGCCGGTTCCCCTGGACAGCAGTAGCGGTCGCCAGGGAGCGACTCATGGGTTGGACTCAGCCTTATCCATGGCCACGCTACGCCCGCCCCCCTTAGCGGCTGGCTTACTGCTCTGGGCCAGCGATTCGCCGAGCAACTCCTGCAAACGGCTACTGGTGAGCGGGCGCTCAAGACGGCCCTGACGGGCCATCGAGAGGGTGCCCGTTTCTTCCGACACCACGATGCAAAGGCAGCGATCAAAGCGCTCGGTGATCCCGAGCGCTGCCAGATGGCGTGTGCCGTAACGATTCAGACCCTGACGGGACAGCGGCAGGATCACCCCCGCTGAAAGGATCCGGTTGCCCTTCACCAGCACGGCGCCGTCGTGCAGCGGGGTGTCAACGGCAAACAGGTTGAGCAGCAGATCGGCCGACAGCTGGGCATCGAGGGCAATGCCGGGGTTGAGGAAGTCCTCAGGGCGCAGATCGCTGCCGAGATCCACCACAATCAGCCCCCCACGCCGCAATTGCGACAGCCGGCCCGCCGCCTCACTAAGCACGGCCGACGAGCCCGAGGCCAGCTTGTCGCCCCGCTGACTGCCAAAGAGCACATCCAAGCGGCCCGTACCGAGAAGCTCCATCAAGCGGCGCAGCTCCCCTTGCCACAGGATTGCCAGGGCCAGGCTGCAGGCCATCACCAGCGCATCCACCAGCTTGCTGGTGAGCGGCAAGTTGGCGTAGCGCTGCACCACCCAGGCCAGAGCCACAAGGGTGAGGTAGCCCCGCAGCAACCAGAGGGTGCGCGGCTCATTCACCCGCGCCAGCAAAACCATCCCGAGGGCGGTGGCGAGCAGGAGATCCAGCACCGCTCCCAGCTGGATTCCGGCCAACGCCCCGAACACCCTCAGATTCAACGCACGCTGCGGCTCAGGCTACCGGCCGCAGCCGCTCGGGCAGAACGTCGTAGCGCAGCAGGTCTTCCGGCTGCTCCCGGCGTTGCACCACCTCGGCCATGCCGTCGTGCACCATCACCGCCGCCGGGCGGGGAATGCGGTTGTAGTTCGACGCCATCGAAGCGTTGTAAGCACCGGTGGCAAACACCGCGAGAACATCGCCCGTGGTGGCCGGGGGCAGCGCCAGATCCTTCAAGAGCACGTCGCCGGATTCGCAGTGCTTGCCCGCCAGGGTCACGCTGTCGGAGGCCTCAGCCTCGGGCCGATCGGCCAGCACGGCGGTGTATTGGGATTGGTAGGTGATGGGGCGCGGGTTATCGCTCATACCGCCATCCACCGAGAGGTAGGTGCGGATGCCGGGGATGTCTTTGCGGCTGCCCACGCTGTAAAGGGTGACGCCCGAGGTGGCCACGAGGGAGCGGCCGGGCTCACACAACAAGCGGGGAAGCTCCAGGCCCCGCTCCTGGCAGGCCACGGCCACGGCTTCGGCCACCGTGCGCACCCAGGCATCGATCGACGGCGGATCGTCGCTCTCCACATAACGAATCCCCAGGCCGCCGCCCACGTTGAGATCGCTCACGGGATGGCCCATCTCACGGGCCAGCTTCAAGGCATCCGCCATCACCGCAGCGAGATCCCGATGGGGCTGAAGCTCAAAAATTTGCGAGCCGATGTGGGCGTGCAAGCCGCTCACCTGGGCCCAGCTGCACTGGCTGAGGTGCTGCAGCACCGCCTGCAGCTGGTCGGGGTCAAAGCCAAACTTGCTATCGAGGTGTCCGGTGCGGATGTATTCGTGCGTGTGGCACTCAATCCCGGGGGTGAAGCGCAGCATCAGCCGCACGGGATGGGTCGGCTGCAGGCTGGCCAGCTGCTCGAGATCGAGCCAGTTGTCGGCCACCACCGTGACCCCCAGCTCCACCGCCAGACGCAGCTCCTCGAGGCTCTTGTTATTGCCGTGGAACACGATCCGCTCCGGGGGCATGCCCCCCTGCACCGCGGTGAGCAGCTCGCCGGCTGACACGGCGTCGAGGCCCAACCCCTCCGAAGCCACCACGGCCGTGATCGCCAGGCTGCTGTTGGCCTTAGAGGCGTAGAGCGCCAAGGCGGAGCCTGGGTAGTGCGACGCGAGGGCCTTGCGATAGGCCTGAGCGGTGCCGCGCAGGGTGGCCTCATCGAGCACATACAACGGTGTGCCGTAGCGGCGTGCCAGGTCGCTGAGGACGCAACCTCCCACCACCAGCCGACCCTCCGGGTCGATCCCTGTGGTGACAGGCGTGAGGTTGCGGTTGGGGCTGGCGGCATCGCGCCCGGCTTCGTAGGGCCGCAGATCGGCGGCGGAGTGCGCTGCGGGAGCAGCTTCACGGGTACTGGTCATCAGGCGATCCTATGAAGAGCCCCTCCAGCAGCTGGTGTCATTCGAGACAGAGCCCCCAGCCGCCAGCTCGGCCAGCGTTCAGCGCCTGGGGCCCGAGCATCACGGCGCTTGCCTGGCCCTCGACCAGGCCGCCCTCGATGGGCTGTGGAGTGCAGCGCAATGGCAAGAGGAGCTGAACCAGAGCGAACGGCTGGTGATCGGCTTGTTCAACGGCCAACGCCTGATCGCTGTGGCCAGCGGCTGGCTGGTGCTCGATGAATTACAGATCGGCGCCGTGGCGGTGATGCCCGATCAACGCCGCCGGGGCTATGGCGAGCAGGTGCTCACGGCACTGCTGCGCGCAGCCCACCAGCGCGGCGCCGTCAACGCCACGCTTGAAGTGAGCGGCTCGAACGCAGCTGCCCAGGCCCTTTACCGGCGCAGCGGCTTCACCACCGCGGGCATCCGTCGCGGTTACTACCGCAATGGCGACGACGCTCTGATCCAATGGCGCGGTTTACAGGACATGGGAGAGGTTCGGATTGCCGCCCATTCCTGATGCGAACATCCGAAGAAGTGTGCAGCTTGAGTTGTTGAAACTCTGCCTACAGAAGCCAGCTGCGCCAGTGGTTTTCCCCGATTCAGTGGTTACGCCACACTCCCCAGGCCAACCCTGATAAGTTGGGAGTACACGCAACAGGCCCCGCCCATGTTCGAGCGGTTTACCGAGAAGGCCATCAAGGTGATCATGCTGGCCCAAGAGGAGGCCCGCCGCCTGGGGCACAACTTTGTGGGCACCGAGCAGATCCTGCTGGGCCTGATCGGTGAGGGCACCGGTGTGGCCGCCAAGGTGCTCAAGTCGATGGGCGTCAACCTCAAGGACGCTCGCGTTGAGGTAGAGAAGATTATCGGCCGCGGTTCCGGCTTCGTGGCCGTGGAGATCCCGTTCACGCCAAGAGCCAAACGGGTGTTGGAGCTCTCGCTGGAGGAAGCGCGGCAGCTCGGGCACAACTACATCGGTACCGAGCACCTGCTGCTGGGCCTGATCCGTGAAGGCGAAGGCGTCGCCGCGCGCGTGCTCGAGAACCTCGGTGTCGACCTGGCCAAGGTGCGCACCCAGGTGATCCGCATGCTCGGCGAAACCGCCGAGGTGGCCAGCGGTGGTGGCGGTGGCAAAGGCTCCACCAAAACCCCCACCCTCGATGAATTCGGCAGCAACCTCACGCAGCAGGCTGCCGACGGCAAGCTCGACCCCGTGGTGGGCCGCCAGCACGAAATCGAGCGCGTGATCCAGATCCTGGGGCGCCGCACCAAGAACAACCCAGTGCTGATTGGCGAGCCCGGCGTGGGCAAGACCGCCATCGCCGAGGGCCTGGCTCAGCGCATCAACTCCGGCGATGTGCCCGACATCCTCGAAGACAAGCGCGTTCTCACCCTCGACATCGGCCTGCTGGTGGCCGGCACCAAATACCGCGGTGAGTTTGAGGAGCGCCTGAAGAAGATCATGGAGGAGATCCGGGGTGCCGGAAACGTGATCCTCGTGATCGACGAAGTGCACACCCTGATCGGCGCCGGCGCCGCTGAGGGCGCCATCGATGCCGCCAACATCCTCAAGCCGGCGCTGGCTCGCGGCGAGCTGCAGTGCATCGGCGCCACCACGCTCGATGAATACCGCAAGCACATCGAACGGGATGCCGCCTTGGAGCGCCGCTTCCAGCCCGTACAGGTGGGTGAGCCGTCGGTCGACGACACCATCGAGATCCTGCGCGGCCTGAAGGAGCGCTACGAGGCGCACCACCGCCTCAAGATCGCCGACGAAGCCCTGGTGGCCGCCGCCACCCTGGGGGATCGCTACATCTCCGATCGCTTCCTGCCCGACAAGGCCATCGACCTGATCGATGAAGCCGGCAGCCGCGTGCGCTTGATGAATTCCAAGCTGCCGCCGGCAGCCAAAGAGATCGACAAGCAACTGCGCGCCATCCAGAAGGAGAAGGAAGACGCCGTTCGCGAGCAGGACTTCACCAAAGCAGGTGAACTGCGCGACAAAGAAGTGGAACTGCGCGATCAGATCCGCTCGATCCTGCAGACCCGCAAGGAAGAGCCCGAGGCCAAGGCTGCTGAAGCCGGAGCGGAGGCTCCAGCCGAAGCCACCGCCGCAACGGCGACGGCTGTGGCTGATCCCTCAGTCGACGACCGCACTCCGATGGTGACGGAGGAAGACATCGCCCAGATCGTGGCCTCCTGGACGGGCGTTCCCGTGCAGAAACTCACCGAGAGCGAGTCGGCCAAGCTGCTGAATATGGAGGAAACCCTCCACCAGCGCCTGATCGGTCAGGACGAAGCCGTGAAGGCTGTGTCGCGCGCGATCCGCCGCGCCCGCGTGGGCTTGAAGAACCCCAACCGCCCAATCGCCAGCTTCATCTTCTCCGGCCCCACCGGCGTTGGCAAAACCGAGCTCACCAAATCGCTGGCGGCCTACTTCTTCGGCAGCGAAGAGGCGATGATCCGCCTCGACATGTCGGAGTTCATGGAGCGCCACACCGTCAGCAAGCTGATCGGTTCGCCTCCGGGTTATGTGGGCTTCAACGAAGGCGGACAGCTCACTGAGGCGGTGCGCCGCCGCCCCTACACCGTGGTGCTGTTCGACGAGATCGAGAAAGCCCACCCCGACGTGTTCAACCTGCTGCTGCAACTGCTGGAAGACGGTCGTCTGACCGATTCCAAGGGGCGCACGGTGGACTTCAAGAACACCCTGATCATCATGACCTCGAACATCGGTTCGAAGGTGATCGAGAAGGGTGGCGGCGGCCTGGGCTTCGAGTTCTCCGGCGCCGATGCGGAAGAGACCAATTACAACCGCATCCGTTCGCTGGTGAACGAAGAGCTGAAGCAGTACTTCCGCCCTGAGTTCCTGAACCGTCTCGATGAAATCATCGTCTTCCGTCAGCTCAGCCGCGATGAGGTGAAGGAGATCGCCGAGATCATGCTCAAGGAGGTGTTCAGCCGCATGAGCGAGAAAGGCATCCATCTCTCCGTCACCGAAGCGTTCAAAGAACGCCTGGTAGAAGAGGGCTACAACCCCAGCTACGGCGCTCGCCCGCTGCGCCGTGCTGTGATGCGCCTGCTCGAAGACTCCCTCGCCGAGGAATTCCTCTCCGGTCGCATCGGCGAAGGCGACAGCGCTGCCGTGGACGTGGATGACAAGAAGCAGGTAGTGATCCACAAGCAGGGCGAAATGTCCAGACCAGCCCTTGCGGGTGTCGCTGGGTGATCGATCCGAAAGGACATTTTGCCCGGCTTAAATGCCGGGCTTTATTATTTGGCGAGACAGCCGTCATAGCAAAGGATCAAGCCTTAAGACGCAACTAAGTCATAGGCGGCAGACTAACTGCAGAACGGTGCAGACTAAACACTTAAAGGGATTGCTTCCAAACCGTAAAAGCCTCAGATACTCTCTGCCAAGCGCCCGCGATGGACGCTCTCGCTTGTTC includes:
- a CDS encoding rhodanese-related sulfurtransferase; translation: MSVQVAAFYGFTAMAELLVLQAELRALAEAGGVRGTILLAAEGVNGTISGPEAGVQAVLARLRQLPGLSGLEAKFSEASQQAFHRLKVRLKREIVTMGCPTVKPAEQVGTYVPPQQWDALIRDPEVLVVDTRNAYEVAVGTFEGAIDPGTESFREFPAWVERELRPLVEQRQPKAIAMFCTGGIRCEKSTAYLLQQGFENVHHLQGGILRYLEEMPEEGSSWQGECFVFDQRVSVNHQLEPGSYSLCHACGLPLSPADRELPSYREGVSCLHCLDRFSDADRERFAERQRQMRLARERGVQHIGGGAGAACSL
- the bioB gene encoding biotin synthase BioB encodes the protein MTLPALELHHDWSTAEIQNLLELPLMDLLWRAQAVHRQANPGYRVQLASLLSVKTGGCEEDCAYCPQSMHNSSDVTGRPELEVEPVLARARAAKEAGAHRFCMGWAWRDIRDGAPFEAMLAMVRGVRELGMEACVTAGMLNDSQAERLAEAGLTSYNHNLDTSPEHYDRIITTRTFQERLETLQRVRRAGISMCCGGIIGMGETLTDRASLLQVLAAMNPHPESVPINALVAVEGTPLEEQPEVDPLELVRMVAVARILMPYSRVRLSAGRETMSQEAQVLCLLAGADSIFYGDTLLTTGNPDVAADQELLAAAGVTPWQEAVPA
- a CDS encoding isoprenyl transferase gives rise to the protein MSRSLATATAVQGNRPSRAVLPAGLDPARLPAHVAVIMDGNGRWAHQRKLPRVMGHREGVEALKRTLRLCSDWGIGALTAYAFSTENWSRPGEEVSFLMTLFERVLARELQALEEEQVRIRFLGDLEQLPDGLQQLIADATRRTAANTGIHFNVCTNYGGRLELVRAARLLAEQVARGELDPAAIDEQQFADQLFTAGELDPDLLIRTSGEQRISNFLLWQLAYAELHITDVLWPDFNEAALTAALLDYQSRQRRFGGVEPHASR
- the cdaA gene encoding diadenylate cyclase CdaA; the encoded protein is MFGALAGIQLGAVLDLLLATALGMVLLARVNEPRTLWLLRGYLTLVALAWVVQRYANLPLTSKLVDALVMACSLALAILWQGELRRLMELLGTGRLDVLFGSQRGDKLASGSSAVLSEAAGRLSQLRRGGLIVVDLGSDLRPEDFLNPGIALDAQLSADLLLNLFAVDTPLHDGAVLVKGNRILSAGVILPLSRQGLNRYGTRHLAALGITERFDRCLCIVVSEETGTLSMARQGRLERPLTSSRLQELLGESLAQSSKPAAKGGGRSVAMDKAESNP
- the lysA gene encoding diaminopimelate decarboxylase; translation: MTSTREAAPAAHSAADLRPYEAGRDAASPNRNLTPVTTGIDPEGRLVVGGCVLSDLARRYGTPLYVLDEATLRGTAQAYRKALASHYPGSALALYASKANSSLAITAVVASEGLGLDAVSAGELLTAVQGGMPPERIVFHGNNKSLEELRLAVELGVTVVADNWLDLEQLASLQPTHPVRLMLRFTPGIECHTHEYIRTGHLDSKFGFDPDQLQAVLQHLSQCSWAQVSGLHAHIGSQIFELQPHRDLAAVMADALKLAREMGHPVSDLNVGGGLGIRYVESDDPPSIDAWVRTVAEAVAVACQERGLELPRLLCEPGRSLVATSGVTLYSVGSRKDIPGIRTYLSVDGGMSDNPRPITYQSQYTAVLADRPEAEASDSVTLAGKHCESGDVLLKDLALPPATTGDVLAVFATGAYNASMASNYNRIPRPAAVMVHDGMAEVVQRREQPEDLLRYDVLPERLRPVA
- the rimI gene encoding ribosomal protein S18-alanine N-acetyltransferase → MSFETEPPAASSASVQRLGPEHHGACLALDQAALDGLWSAAQWQEELNQSERLVIGLFNGQRLIAVASGWLVLDELQIGAVAVMPDQRRRGYGEQVLTALLRAAHQRGAVNATLEVSGSNAAAQALYRRSGFTTAGIRRGYYRNGDDALIQWRGLQDMGEVRIAAHS
- a CDS encoding ATP-dependent Clp protease ATP-binding subunit, which encodes MFERFTEKAIKVIMLAQEEARRLGHNFVGTEQILLGLIGEGTGVAAKVLKSMGVNLKDARVEVEKIIGRGSGFVAVEIPFTPRAKRVLELSLEEARQLGHNYIGTEHLLLGLIREGEGVAARVLENLGVDLAKVRTQVIRMLGETAEVASGGGGGKGSTKTPTLDEFGSNLTQQAADGKLDPVVGRQHEIERVIQILGRRTKNNPVLIGEPGVGKTAIAEGLAQRINSGDVPDILEDKRVLTLDIGLLVAGTKYRGEFEERLKKIMEEIRGAGNVILVIDEVHTLIGAGAAEGAIDAANILKPALARGELQCIGATTLDEYRKHIERDAALERRFQPVQVGEPSVDDTIEILRGLKERYEAHHRLKIADEALVAAATLGDRYISDRFLPDKAIDLIDEAGSRVRLMNSKLPPAAKEIDKQLRAIQKEKEDAVREQDFTKAGELRDKEVELRDQIRSILQTRKEEPEAKAAEAGAEAPAEATAATATAVADPSVDDRTPMVTEEDIAQIVASWTGVPVQKLTESESAKLLNMEETLHQRLIGQDEAVKAVSRAIRRARVGLKNPNRPIASFIFSGPTGVGKTELTKSLAAYFFGSEEAMIRLDMSEFMERHTVSKLIGSPPGYVGFNEGGQLTEAVRRRPYTVVLFDEIEKAHPDVFNLLLQLLEDGRLTDSKGRTVDFKNTLIIMTSNIGSKVIEKGGGGLGFEFSGADAEETNYNRIRSLVNEELKQYFRPEFLNRLDEIIVFRQLSRDEVKEIAEIMLKEVFSRMSEKGIHLSVTEAFKERLVEEGYNPSYGARPLRRAVMRLLEDSLAEEFLSGRIGEGDSAAVDVDDKKQVVIHKQGEMSRPALAGVAG